In the Haloferula helveola genome, one interval contains:
- a CDS encoding DUF2868 domain-containing protein, which translates to MPDEKPRWSLPELIDFETELAGWDGRATPDRDGGSRAAVMKRWLEARDTGSIGRRWMGGLGAAGVLAALLAAASGAGAVWGTLDRETSGVNVIWMLSATLVLPWILFVFAFFAWLARGRIPMIGVVGSAMEKLSLRFVGEEVRAVVERIRRSGELARVLAWNLARRTQTVALSFHLGAFLGLGAMVLFKHVGFFWETTTETALRSFLDRAVEVLALPWSWTAPHLVPDVEGSEIGRDWMENGTGWWQFSLLCLAVWGVLPRLFLVLWVSWKQRRALASLTFQAPQHRKLWRALTEVRRGEKIEGPVDGALVVTVGGAEPDHEALRPFLLQRLRMNPTAWESLGVLDEGREEAAREALAKAPAGIVLFAEGWSLAPRQMERALDEVKAKAGERRQVLLVGNPSESGVEAVTADERGQWERFVDGRKGEELELVFYERP; encoded by the coding sequence GTGCCCGATGAGAAGCCACGCTGGTCGCTCCCCGAGTTGATCGACTTCGAGACGGAGCTCGCCGGCTGGGACGGACGGGCGACGCCGGATCGTGACGGCGGGTCGCGGGCAGCGGTGATGAAGCGCTGGCTGGAGGCGCGCGATACCGGGAGCATCGGCCGACGTTGGATGGGCGGGCTCGGAGCCGCCGGGGTTCTCGCCGCATTGCTGGCTGCGGCCTCCGGTGCGGGTGCGGTATGGGGAACGCTCGACCGTGAGACGTCGGGTGTGAACGTCATCTGGATGCTGTCGGCGACGCTGGTGTTGCCGTGGATCCTGTTCGTGTTCGCGTTCTTCGCGTGGCTCGCGAGGGGACGGATCCCGATGATCGGTGTGGTGGGAAGCGCGATGGAAAAGCTCTCGCTGCGTTTTGTCGGCGAGGAGGTGCGCGCGGTGGTCGAGCGGATCCGTCGCAGCGGCGAATTGGCCCGTGTGCTGGCTTGGAACCTCGCGCGTCGCACTCAGACCGTGGCTTTGTCGTTCCACCTCGGAGCCTTCCTCGGGCTCGGTGCGATGGTTCTCTTCAAGCACGTCGGCTTTTTCTGGGAAACGACGACCGAGACGGCCTTGCGCTCGTTTCTCGACCGGGCGGTCGAGGTGCTGGCCTTGCCTTGGTCATGGACCGCACCGCATCTGGTGCCCGATGTGGAAGGTTCGGAGATCGGCCGCGACTGGATGGAAAACGGCACCGGGTGGTGGCAGTTCTCGTTGCTCTGCCTCGCGGTCTGGGGAGTCCTGCCGCGGTTGTTTCTGGTACTGTGGGTGTCATGGAAACAACGTCGCGCGCTCGCCAGCCTGACTTTTCAGGCGCCGCAGCACCGCAAGCTGTGGCGGGCACTCACCGAGGTGCGTCGCGGCGAGAAGATCGAAGGTCCGGTCGATGGCGCGCTGGTGGTGACGGTCGGCGGTGCCGAGCCGGATCACGAGGCGCTCAGGCCGTTCCTGCTGCAGCGGCTGCGGATGAATCCGACCGCTTGGGAGAGTCTCGGCGTGCTCGACGAGGGACGTGAGGAGGCGGCGCGGGAGGCCTTGGCGAAGGCTCCTGCCGGGATCGTGCTTTTCGCCGAAGGCTGGTCGCTGGCGCCGCGCCAGATGGAGCGCGCGCTCGACGAGGTGAAGGCGAAGGCGGGCGAGCGGAGGCAGGTGCTGCTGGTGGGAAATCCGTCGGAATCCGGCGTCGAGGCGGTGACCGCTGACGAGCGCGGCCAGTGGGAGCGCTTTGTCGACGGGCGCAAGGGGGAGGAACTCGAACTCGTGTTTTACGAAAGGCCATGA
- a CDS encoding putative nucleotide-diphospho-sugar transferase — MMRLFENIDTFLKDHGEGPVVFCVASSGIADQARNLAASAGRAGVRLMVAALDPKLEKSLAKSEIDLVRHYGDDVPRGYCKFGTSKFKSVVWQRYLIGDRILRAGKRYIYTDCDVVFDRDPVEAVMAELDADPSVDGVFQFNGSDCCTGFFAMKPTEASTGLFTREALEADDFLDYRDDQDYFNARVYRQKLEVRLLDRDRYPNGAWFYANHDRIGDSCRIVHFNCVVGNRTKIRLMKKHGRWFI, encoded by the coding sequence ATGATGCGACTGTTTGAGAACATCGACACCTTCCTCAAGGATCACGGCGAAGGCCCCGTGGTCTTCTGTGTCGCATCGTCCGGCATCGCCGACCAAGCGCGCAACCTCGCCGCCAGCGCCGGGCGGGCAGGGGTCCGGCTGATGGTTGCCGCCCTCGATCCGAAACTCGAAAAGTCGCTCGCGAAGTCGGAGATCGATCTGGTCCGCCACTACGGAGATGACGTTCCGCGCGGCTACTGCAAGTTCGGCACCTCGAAGTTCAAGAGCGTCGTCTGGCAGCGCTACCTCATCGGCGACCGCATCCTGCGGGCGGGAAAACGCTACATCTACACGGACTGTGATGTCGTGTTCGACCGCGATCCGGTGGAGGCAGTCATGGCGGAGCTCGATGCCGATCCGTCGGTAGACGGCGTGTTCCAGTTCAACGGCAGCGACTGCTGCACCGGCTTCTTCGCCATGAAGCCGACCGAAGCCAGCACCGGTCTCTTCACCCGCGAGGCGCTCGAAGCGGACGACTTCCTCGATTACCGCGATGATCAGGACTACTTCAACGCGCGAGTTTACCGTCAGAAGCTTGAGGTCCGCTTACTCGACCGGGACCGCTACCCCAACGGCGCCTGGTTCTACGCCAACCACGATCGCATCGGCGACAGCTGCCGGATCGTCCACTTCAACTGCGTCGTCGGCAACCGGACCAAGATTCGGCTGATGAAGAAACACGGCCGGTGGTTCATCTAG
- a CDS encoding MBL fold metallo-hydrolase: protein MRFAVLGSGSGGNAAVVEAGGTRILVDAGLSARQITRRLGLMGIAPESIDAILLTHEHGDHIRGLRVLLKSVAAPIYATPATSHVVRDQLGVASWKIFESGAGFSVGGLAIESFAVPHDAVEPVGFVFRTEQRAIGLVSDSGHVTARVTEALRGVDSLFVEANYDDALLEADTKRPWSTKQRISSRHGHLSNAQAAELVAELAKDGLRHVVLGHLSRDCNNPEVALAAIRGKVEEVACACQDEPCGWHDGPSAPCEIRFGRDELFG, encoded by the coding sequence ATGCGGTTTGCGGTTCTCGGCAGTGGCAGCGGTGGAAATGCCGCGGTGGTCGAGGCCGGAGGCACCCGGATCCTGGTCGATGCCGGGCTGTCGGCGCGACAGATCACGCGTCGTCTCGGGCTGATGGGAATCGCTCCGGAGTCCATCGACGCGATCCTGCTGACCCACGAGCATGGCGACCACATCCGCGGGCTGCGGGTACTCCTGAAGTCGGTGGCGGCGCCGATCTACGCAACCCCGGCGACGAGCCACGTGGTCCGTGACCAGCTTGGAGTTGCGAGCTGGAAGATTTTCGAGAGTGGAGCCGGATTTTCGGTCGGCGGTCTCGCCATCGAGTCCTTCGCGGTGCCCCACGATGCGGTGGAACCGGTGGGCTTCGTGTTTCGCACCGAGCAGCGTGCGATCGGTCTCGTGAGCGACAGCGGACACGTCACGGCCCGCGTCACCGAGGCATTGCGCGGGGTCGATTCGCTTTTCGTGGAGGCCAACTACGACGACGCCCTGCTCGAGGCCGACACCAAGCGTCCGTGGTCGACCAAACAGCGGATCTCATCCCGTCACGGGCACCTGTCGAACGCCCAGGCCGCCGAACTGGTGGCCGAACTGGCCAAGGACGGGCTGCGTCACGTCGTGCTCGGCCACCTGAGCCGCGACTGCAACAACCCGGAGGTCGCGCTTGCCGCGATCCGCGGCAAGGTGGAAGAGGTCGCGTGTGCCTGTCAGGACGAGCCCTGCGGCTGGCACGACGGCCCGTCGGCACCGTGCGAGATCCGCTTCGGGCGGGACGAGTTGTTCGGATAG
- a CDS encoding AsmA-like C-terminal region-containing protein: MKRIRIIHRLRVAVALLGFVAVLGGAGVLWWANHTGLPESWRSGIEDALAANGIHADVASLRYLPLRGIEAGEVTVYSDASRTREVGRLHQLILDVDRSRLSRGDFKIDQLDLAGARISLAVDPADPDSKTLDITDANGRIDFSGPREIEISGASGMVGGVRLEATGILKLYRPGLFGSPEDAEAARAERRKILLAIIDTLDSFRLKTTTPPRIRIDARGDFEIPGSLRATIAVQARELESRDLEIRHIDLQGEVHGRTLVVHHAEILTENGSLGGTLDYDMDRHAGRFELRSGIDIAAFLAGLDIPLPERMPTFEAPPQINAHGQFRRTEDQWDFQVIGDADLTGPSFLHLSADRIFSRFSWDGSRALLEDLSVRDGSHSLTGRAFITPERVLYQASTDLPLGFWQKSVKIQPLATILADFEAGDGATATIDFEGMANLLDHRDWRFKGTAAASSLSFRGVPARKARVSMDLDHDQLDFTDGEVDFDYSDYRLRKEHGGPDSGHATVGQILYDHTSGTIKIAGLRGNMWPAPAVRTFAGEIADELEVYGFHRPPDLAADGIIDIRRGNPKQDLRVTFSSTSSIDYEFLDETLELAAPSGSVRVLPDRVKIGNLDLGAFGGRIRADMESRLGTGAMAIEGELDWTELGLPEIAKSYDFDSTPKGSITGRIDFSLNGDDISGFDGSGHIALEDSELFDVPIFGPLSPVISAVLGRRDAGFQEATSAFCTFRVDRGVVSTTDFLTTTTSLVFTGDGKADLNDETLNMTVRMNARGFFGFITLPLRPFYGLFQFRGSGPIEDPEWKNVMFTSPPPEQESRLLEPPKARAVAPEPANPPRARIVSPQR, translated from the coding sequence GTGAAACGGATCCGCATCATTCACCGGCTACGAGTCGCGGTCGCCCTGCTCGGCTTTGTCGCCGTGCTCGGCGGCGCGGGCGTGCTGTGGTGGGCGAACCACACTGGACTGCCGGAGTCATGGCGCTCCGGGATCGAGGACGCGCTCGCCGCCAACGGCATCCACGCCGATGTCGCCAGCCTGCGCTATCTGCCGCTGCGGGGGATCGAGGCCGGCGAGGTGACGGTTTACTCGGACGCGTCCCGGACGCGTGAGGTCGGTCGGCTCCACCAGCTGATCCTCGACGTCGATCGTTCCCGCCTGTCACGCGGCGACTTCAAGATCGATCAGCTCGACCTCGCCGGAGCCCGGATTTCGTTGGCCGTCGACCCGGCCGACCCGGACTCGAAGACGCTTGATATCACCGACGCCAACGGCCGGATCGACTTTTCCGGGCCACGGGAAATCGAGATCTCCGGCGCTTCCGGCATGGTCGGCGGCGTGCGGCTTGAGGCGACCGGCATACTCAAACTCTACCGCCCCGGCCTTTTCGGCTCCCCGGAAGACGCAGAGGCGGCCCGCGCCGAGCGCCGGAAAATCCTGCTCGCGATCATCGACACGCTCGACAGCTTCCGGCTTAAGACCACCACCCCGCCGCGAATCCGGATCGATGCCCGCGGCGACTTCGAGATCCCGGGCAGCCTGCGGGCGACCATCGCGGTCCAAGCCCGGGAACTCGAAAGCCGCGACCTTGAGATCCGGCACATCGATCTCCAGGGGGAAGTCCACGGCCGCACGCTGGTCGTCCACCACGCCGAGATCCTCACGGAGAACGGCAGTCTTGGCGGCACCCTCGATTACGACATGGACCGCCATGCCGGCCGCTTCGAGCTGCGTTCGGGGATCGACATCGCCGCCTTCCTCGCGGGGCTCGACATCCCCCTGCCCGAGCGGATGCCGACCTTCGAAGCCCCGCCGCAGATCAATGCCCACGGTCAGTTCCGCCGGACCGAGGACCAGTGGGACTTCCAGGTGATCGGCGATGCCGACCTGACGGGCCCCAGCTTCCTCCATCTTTCCGCCGACCGGATCTTCTCCCGCTTTTCGTGGGACGGATCGCGCGCCCTGCTGGAGGATCTTTCCGTCCGGGACGGATCCCACTCTCTGACCGGGCGAGCCTTCATCACTCCGGAGCGGGTCCTCTACCAGGCATCCACCGACCTGCCGCTCGGATTCTGGCAAAAGAGCGTGAAAATCCAGCCGCTCGCCACCATCCTGGCCGACTTCGAGGCGGGTGATGGCGCCACCGCGACCATCGACTTCGAGGGCATGGCGAACCTTCTTGACCACCGGGATTGGCGGTTCAAGGGCACCGCTGCGGCGAGTTCGCTATCATTCCGAGGCGTCCCGGCCCGCAAGGCGAGGGTCTCGATGGACCTCGACCACGACCAGCTCGATTTCACCGACGGCGAAGTCGACTTCGACTACTCGGACTACCGCCTGCGCAAGGAGCACGGAGGACCCGACTCGGGCCATGCCACCGTGGGTCAGATCCTCTACGACCACACCAGCGGAACGATCAAGATCGCCGGCCTGCGCGGGAACATGTGGCCGGCACCGGCGGTTCGGACCTTTGCCGGCGAGATCGCCGACGAACTCGAGGTTTATGGATTCCACCGGCCGCCGGATCTCGCTGCCGACGGGATCATCGACATCCGCAGGGGCAATCCGAAGCAGGACCTGCGGGTCACCTTTTCCTCCACCTCCTCGATCGACTACGAGTTTCTCGACGAGACCCTCGAACTCGCGGCGCCATCGGGCTCCGTACGGGTGCTCCCCGACCGGGTGAAAATCGGCAACCTCGACCTCGGCGCGTTCGGAGGGCGGATCCGGGCCGACATGGAGAGCCGGCTCGGCACCGGCGCGATGGCGATCGAAGGCGAACTGGACTGGACCGAGCTCGGGCTCCCCGAAATCGCCAAGAGCTACGACTTCGATAGTACTCCGAAGGGCTCGATCACCGGGCGCATCGACTTCTCCCTGAACGGCGACGACATCTCGGGATTCGACGGCAGCGGCCACATCGCGCTCGAGGACAGCGAGCTGTTCGACGTCCCGATCTTCGGTCCGCTCTCCCCTGTGATCTCCGCCGTTCTCGGCCGGCGCGATGCCGGCTTCCAGGAGGCGACTTCCGCCTTCTGCACGTTCCGCGTGGACAGGGGGGTCGTATCGACCACCGACTTCCTCACCACCACCACCTCGCTCGTCTTCACCGGCGACGGCAAGGCCGACCTCAACGACGAGACGCTGAACATGACCGTGAGGATGAATGCCCGCGGATTCTTCGGCTTCATCACCTTGCCGCTGCGACCGTTCTACGGGCTTTTCCAGTTCCGGGGATCCGGACCGATCGAGGACCCCGAGTGGAAGAACGTGATGTTCACCTCTCCGCCTCCCGAGCAGGAGAGCCGCCTGCTCGAGCCGCCGAAAGCCCGCGCGGTCGCACCCGAACCCGCGAACCCGCCCCGCGCCCGAATCGTCTCCCCGCAGCGCTGA
- a CDS encoding phage holin family protein, whose protein sequence is MSEAPETYRDEAEGADGDWKASAAEFVQARIELIRLEARDAGREAARKAATVVIITGCAILCWMLVITGLIGLVAAARPDWPWYHITLVAAGLHLAIAGIGVLSLRKGGQPPFPLTRSEFAKDQAWLETLKKKR, encoded by the coding sequence ATGAGTGAAGCTCCGGAGACCTATCGCGACGAAGCCGAAGGCGCGGACGGGGACTGGAAGGCGTCCGCCGCGGAATTCGTGCAGGCGCGCATCGAACTAATCCGGCTGGAGGCCCGCGACGCCGGTCGTGAAGCGGCGCGCAAAGCCGCGACGGTAGTCATCATCACAGGCTGCGCGATTCTCTGCTGGATGCTGGTCATCACCGGCCTCATCGGGCTGGTCGCCGCCGCCCGACCGGATTGGCCGTGGTATCATATCACCCTCGTGGCAGCCGGACTGCACCTCGCCATCGCGGGTATCGGTGTCCTGTCACTGCGGAAGGGTGGCCAACCTCCCTTCCCTCTCACCCGTTCCGAATTCGCCAAGGACCAAGCATGGCTCGAGACTCTGAAAAAGAAGCGCTGA
- a CDS encoding type IV pilus twitching motility protein PilT → MPEHQVLDHVDQYLRLGREYDCSDVHLATAFPPAWRRFGQLQPIWDDHEPLTPEDTERLAKSFLEEREWNRLQEKGDVDFAYSNDEGRFRASVVKQRLGYDLVFRIINTSIRTMEDINLPVESIIPLTRYQNGLILVTGSVGSGKSTTLASLINFINKDREDHILTLEDPIEYVIDSDNCHVNQREVHLHTESFAKALRGALREDPDVIMVGEMRDLETIQLALTAAETGHLVLGTLHTGNAPRTLDRILDVFPTDQRGQIRIMVSESLRGIVSQQLVPRADGAGRELALELLVNTAAVANCIREGKTYMLPGVMQTGKAVGMVTMDESLRNLYIKGLITQEETLYRAEDKTQMKAFFQS, encoded by the coding sequence ATGCCCGAACATCAAGTGCTCGACCACGTCGACCAGTATCTCCGCCTCGGGCGGGAATACGACTGCTCCGACGTCCACCTCGCCACGGCCTTCCCGCCGGCATGGCGACGCTTCGGACAGCTCCAACCGATCTGGGACGACCACGAGCCTCTGACTCCGGAGGATACCGAGCGCCTGGCGAAATCCTTTCTCGAGGAACGGGAATGGAACCGTCTGCAGGAAAAGGGTGATGTCGACTTCGCCTACTCGAACGACGAAGGCCGCTTCCGGGCGTCGGTGGTCAAGCAACGCCTCGGCTACGACCTTGTTTTCCGGATCATCAACACCTCGATCCGGACCATGGAGGACATCAACCTGCCGGTCGAAAGCATCATCCCCCTCACCCGATATCAGAACGGACTGATCCTGGTGACCGGTTCGGTCGGATCGGGCAAGTCGACCACGCTGGCGTCCCTGATCAACTTCATCAACAAGGACCGGGAAGATCACATCCTCACCCTCGAGGACCCGATCGAGTATGTCATCGACTCGGACAACTGCCACGTCAACCAGCGCGAGGTCCACCTGCACACCGAATCGTTCGCCAAGGCGCTGCGCGGCGCCCTGCGGGAGGACCCGGACGTGATCATGGTCGGGGAAATGCGCGACCTCGAAACGATCCAGCTCGCCCTCACCGCGGCGGAAACCGGCCACTTGGTGCTCGGCACGCTGCACACCGGCAACGCGCCGCGGACGCTCGACCGGATCCTCGATGTGTTCCCGACCGACCAGCGCGGTCAGATCCGGATCATGGTCTCGGAGTCGCTCCGCGGCATCGTTTCCCAGCAGCTAGTACCCCGCGCCGACGGCGCCGGCCGCGAGCTTGCGCTCGAACTGCTCGTCAATACCGCGGCGGTCGCGAACTGCATCCGGGAGGGCAAGACCTACATGCTCCCCGGCGTCATGCAGACCGGCAAGGCGGTCGGAATGGTGACCATGGATGAGTCGCTCCGGAACCTCTACATCAAAGGCCTGATCACCCAGGAAGAGACCCTCTACCGCGCCGAGGACAAGACCCAGATGAAGGCGTTCTTCCAATCCTGA
- a CDS encoding type IV pilus twitching motility protein PilT, translated as MAEIDRLFQYLVESGGSDLHLSEGQPPKIRVHGAVTPIPDEPVLEHEAIHRMLSEICDPKAFQLYMDTGDLDFAYEMDEESRFRCNYLKQKNGLAAVFRLIPTEIMSLETLGVPDVVKRFGQIRSGLILVTGPTGSGKSTTLAALLDYINSNYNRHIITIEEPIEFVHRNKLSIITQREVPIQTPSFADGLRAALREDADIVLVGEMRDLETISLALTAAETGLLVFGTLHTNNARKTVDRIIDVFPADQQSQVRTMLAASLRGVLAQLLCKRTDRPGRVAVHEIMFATPAVSAIIREGATQKLYDIITGGKGEGMQFMDESIWAKLQAGMISPEEAYMKAIDKTRFKKFLPKELAHLGDASGENPLEH; from the coding sequence ATGGCCGAAATCGACCGCCTTTTCCAATACCTCGTCGAAAGCGGAGGCTCCGACCTTCACCTTTCCGAGGGACAACCGCCGAAGATCCGCGTCCACGGCGCCGTCACCCCGATCCCCGATGAGCCCGTGCTCGAGCACGAGGCCATCCACCGGATGCTCTCCGAGATTTGCGATCCGAAGGCGTTCCAACTGTACATGGACACCGGCGACCTCGACTTCGCCTACGAGATGGACGAGGAGTCGCGCTTCCGCTGCAACTACCTGAAGCAGAAGAACGGCCTCGCTGCCGTCTTCCGTCTGATCCCGACCGAGATCATGTCGCTCGAGACGCTCGGCGTGCCCGACGTCGTCAAGCGCTTCGGCCAGATCCGTTCCGGGCTGATCCTGGTCACCGGACCGACCGGTTCGGGCAAGTCGACCACGCTCGCGGCGCTGCTCGACTACATCAACTCGAACTACAACCGGCACATCATCACCATCGAGGAGCCGATCGAGTTCGTGCACCGCAACAAGCTCTCGATCATCACACAGCGCGAAGTCCCGATCCAGACGCCGTCCTTCGCCGACGGCCTGCGCGCCGCCCTGCGTGAGGATGCCGACATCGTTCTCGTCGGTGAGATGCGCGACCTCGAAACGATCTCGCTCGCCCTGACCGCGGCCGAGACCGGCCTGCTCGTCTTCGGCACCCTGCACACCAACAACGCCCGCAAGACGGTCGACCGGATCATCGACGTGTTCCCCGCCGACCAGCAGTCGCAGGTGCGCACGATGCTTGCCGCCTCGCTGCGCGGCGTGCTCGCCCAGCTCCTCTGCAAGCGCACCGACCGGCCCGGCCGGGTCGCGGTCCATGAGATCATGTTCGCCACCCCGGCGGTCTCCGCGATCATCCGGGAAGGTGCGACCCAGAAGCTCTACGACATCATCACCGGCGGTAAGGGCGAAGGGATGCAGTTCATGGACGAGTCGATCTGGGCCAAGCTCCAGGCCGGCATGATTTCCCCCGAGGAAGCGTACATGAAGGCGATCGACAAAACGCGCTTCAAGAAGTTCCTCCCCAAGGAACTCGCCCACCTTGGCGACGCCTCCGGCGAGAATCCGTTGGAGCACTGA
- a CDS encoding S9 family peptidase translates to MTNFSEPIRPALVATMLLSSFLPAAQEGSGQFEALTGKWFGVAKTPVPNSTVEVAFSPDGSGLVFAREAPDGRELVPVDPATGKAGKPVRPGTGWKSFRVGEGGELLLETGKGWKRWKGGGLESVDAPPKNSGGQNRQRPGRRGGRSRGSWESPDGKHRVEVKDGALFLMTGDQRKELISAESGEVFRDPPVWTGDSSRFAIWRTHDIGERQVHYIDSAPDDQLQPKHFTRSYPKPGDEIDTRAPWIGFTDQREVLAPDLSLIENPFQCGALRWRDDGERLTYEFTERGYGKFRVIEVDSEKRSQRVLVNEESDTYVFVSGATFRHDLDDGKEIIWMSERDGWRHLYLLDGKDGSVKRQLTKGDWVVRKVIEVDDQERELLVTLSGYYSDQDPYLIHYARVGIDDGKVTLLTSSPGTHDRFERSPDGAYLTCRWSRVDHPPVTELRKWSDGSLVTVLATANDSKLKETGWRVAEPFVTKDRDGKFDIHGIVILPPDFDPAKRYPVVEYIYAGPHDAFVPKSWRPWMAPRHEVAVNGFIVVQIDGRGTNHRSREFSHFCYKNLKDAGFPDRIAWMKAAAKRYPQMDLDRVGIFGGSAGGQNALGALLFHADFYKAAAADCGCHDNRMDKIWWNEQWMDWPVGPHYAENSNVTHAKNLKGALLLTVGELDTNVDPSSTYQVVDALVKADKDFEFLPIPGANHGAGESRYAQRQRVDFFKRHLGGPEPR, encoded by the coding sequence ATGACTAACTTTTCCGAACCGATTCGTCCAGCCTTGGTTGCGACCATGCTTCTGAGCTCGTTTTTGCCGGCGGCGCAGGAGGGAAGCGGCCAATTTGAGGCACTGACTGGCAAGTGGTTCGGAGTAGCCAAGACGCCGGTGCCGAATTCGACCGTGGAGGTGGCGTTTTCGCCGGATGGATCAGGCCTCGTTTTCGCTCGGGAGGCACCGGATGGCCGGGAATTGGTCCCGGTGGACCCGGCAACCGGCAAGGCCGGGAAACCGGTCCGGCCCGGGACGGGATGGAAGTCGTTCCGGGTCGGCGAGGGTGGCGAACTGCTGCTGGAGACCGGCAAGGGCTGGAAGCGATGGAAGGGAGGCGGGCTGGAGAGCGTCGATGCGCCTCCGAAGAATTCCGGCGGGCAGAACCGGCAGCGTCCCGGCAGGCGTGGTGGCCGGAGCCGGGGAAGTTGGGAGTCGCCGGATGGAAAGCACCGGGTGGAGGTGAAGGACGGGGCGCTTTTCCTGATGACGGGCGACCAGCGCAAGGAGCTCATCTCGGCAGAGTCCGGCGAGGTATTCCGCGACCCTCCGGTCTGGACGGGGGACTCGTCGCGGTTCGCAATCTGGCGGACCCACGATATCGGCGAACGGCAGGTCCACTACATCGACTCGGCTCCGGACGACCAGCTTCAGCCAAAGCATTTCACCCGCTCCTACCCGAAGCCGGGAGACGAGATCGACACGCGGGCCCCGTGGATCGGCTTCACCGACCAGCGCGAAGTCCTGGCGCCGGACCTCTCGCTGATTGAGAATCCTTTTCAGTGCGGGGCGCTGCGGTGGCGGGATGACGGCGAGCGCCTGACCTACGAATTCACCGAGCGCGGATACGGGAAGTTCCGGGTGATCGAGGTCGACTCCGAGAAACGCTCGCAGCGGGTGTTGGTGAACGAGGAAAGCGATACCTACGTCTTCGTCTCGGGTGCCACCTTCCGCCACGATCTGGACGATGGGAAAGAGATCATCTGGATGTCCGAGCGGGACGGCTGGCGCCACCTGTATCTGCTGGATGGCAAGGATGGATCGGTGAAGCGGCAGCTGACCAAGGGCGACTGGGTCGTGCGGAAGGTCATCGAGGTCGACGATCAGGAGCGGGAACTACTCGTCACCCTGTCGGGCTACTATTCCGATCAGGATCCGTATCTGATCCACTACGCGAGGGTGGGCATCGATGACGGGAAGGTGACGCTGCTCACCTCGTCCCCCGGAACCCACGACCGATTCGAGCGCTCGCCGGATGGCGCGTATCTGACCTGCCGCTGGTCGAGGGTGGATCATCCGCCGGTAACGGAGCTGCGGAAGTGGAGCGACGGATCTCTGGTCACGGTCTTGGCGACGGCGAACGACTCGAAACTCAAGGAGACCGGCTGGAGGGTGGCGGAGCCTTTTGTTACCAAGGACCGGGACGGCAAGTTCGACATCCACGGGATCGTGATCCTGCCGCCGGACTTCGATCCCGCGAAGCGATATCCGGTGGTCGAGTACATCTATGCCGGTCCTCACGATGCCTTCGTGCCGAAATCGTGGAGGCCGTGGATGGCGCCGAGGCACGAGGTGGCGGTGAACGGCTTCATCGTGGTCCAGATCGACGGCCGGGGCACCAACCACCGCTCCCGGGAGTTTTCCCACTTCTGCTACAAAAACCTCAAGGATGCCGGTTTCCCGGATCGGATCGCGTGGATGAAAGCGGCGGCGAAGAGATACCCGCAGATGGACTTGGATCGGGTCGGGATCTTCGGTGGGTCAGCGGGCGGCCAGAACGCTCTCGGCGCCTTGCTCTTCCACGCGGACTTCTACAAGGCGGCCGCGGCCGACTGCGGGTGTCACGACAACCGGATGGACAAGATCTGGTGGAACGAGCAGTGGATGGACTGGCCGGTCGGGCCGCACTACGCGGAGAACTCGAACGTGACCCACGCGAAGAACCTGAAGGGAGCGCTGCTGCTGACGGTGGGTGAACTGGACACGAATGTGGATCCCTCCTCGACCTATCAGGTGGTCGATGCCCTGGTGAAGGCGGACAAGGATTTCGAGTTCCTTCCGATCCCCGGCGCCAACCATGGTGCGGGCGAGTCACGCTACGCCCAGCGTCAGCGGGTCGATTTCTTCAAGCGCCACCTTGGTGGACCGGAGCCACGCTGA